The following DNA comes from Rosa rugosa chromosome 5, drRosRugo1.1, whole genome shotgun sequence.
ATTTCCAGTGTGATAAATTTGGTCTACAAATGAGGTCAGGAACTCACTTTggaaatttctctctcttttaattTGTGCAGTAGTATTTTGGGCtttgtttaactagtgtgtttctGAACTTGAAGTTTTCAATTATATACATGCATGAATATACTGTCTAAATTCTGGTAAATGTGATGTAAGATATGATTTGTGTGGATGAAGGATATATGGAGAACCCATTAATACAAATCGACCAAAAAGAATACTAAAAGGTAAATAAGAAGCACATTAGAGTAGATTAGAGTCTGGTCTGGAGCTTATTTTAGATTTTAGGCAGATTATGGGTTTTGCCAACAGCCATTACTATTCAGTTTGTCATTATAATTGTTTTGCAGTGCACCTTATATCTTGTTTAAGTTGACCATATAGACAGACTTTGATGAAAGATCAATGTAGTGCATTGGATTTACTCTCCGAGTTCTTATATAAATTACTTCATACTTGTAGGATTGCTCGTCTGATACCAATAAACCTGTGTGGGGGCTATGTCGGAATTGACTGACATAATGAGAACCTAGTGACACTTGGAATAGATATCATACATTTAGCAGATACTAGAAAATGTCTGGACTGGACTTCAGTATCGGAATGGAGGATGTTGGAATTGCAGTACTACAAGAATTATGGAATAAGGTGGCGTTTCAGACCATGGGGCTTGTTAGCGAAACAAGGGATATGTTGTTTGAAAAGGACAGCTTTTTGGAGTTCTCCAGGAGCATTTCTGAGCTGAATATCCTCCTTAGCAGCTTAAATGCCCAGAAGGTTGAAAATGCACTTGGTTTAGAGTCCACGAGAGCTGCACTGACAACATTGAACCAGCAGTTGAAGAAAGCAAGCAAGATCATCAAGGATTACAAATGTGGAAGCCGCCTCCGTCTCTTGCTTAAATCTCACTCAATTCTCTTGCAGATGGAGGATGTAGCTAAAGATATTGCCAAGACTATCTCCACATTTCAGCTTGTCAATCTTGATACTGCACTGAACTTGAATACTATGACTAGCCAGATCATCAACAATCTGGGATCAATGGAATTCAGGTCAGCAGCTGCAACAGAAAAAATTGCTTCAGAGATGGAGACTTCAATATCAGAAAATACGAAGAATAGAGAGAATGCTAAAAAGCTCCTGGAGAAGATTGCCAAAGCTGTTGGTGCTAGGCCAAATGCATCCTTGGTCCAAAATGAGTTGGCACTTCTGAagcaagagaaagaagagatggAAGCTCAAAAAAAGCAGGCAGAGGCGCTTCAGCTATCTCAACTGATTGAGTTCCTTTACAGTACTGAAGTCGTTACAAGGCCAGTTGATGAGGAAACAGCTTCTACTCACCACCAACTATACCCGATTGGTTCATTCATATGCCAGTTGTGCAACAAGATGATGACAGACCCAGTAGCAATTCACTGTGGCCACAGCTTTGAGAGGGAGGCGATTCAGGAACACTTCAGACGAGGAGAGAGGAACTGCCCCACCTGCAGACAGGAGCTTTCATCTTTAGAGCTCACTCCTAACCTTTTGCTTCGAAACTCTATAgaagaatggaatgagagagaCATGGACTTAAAATTCCAAGCTGCAGTGCCTAGAATCAAATCCAGTGAGCATTCACAACAGGACAAGGCCTTGGAGGATCTGCAACTTTTCCTGGAAAGGCCCAGATATGTGACCAAAGCTGCAGAGGAAGGGCTTGCGAAAAAGTTGGTGGAAATCTTAAAAGATGATAGGGTAAATGCTGGTGCAGCATTAAAATGCCTGTACTATCTAGCCAAATACAATGATGATCAGAaggtaaaaaggaaaaaaaaaagatatcttGTTGCTTATCCCAAATCCATTTCATTGTTTAATCTATTCTAAATGTATGTGGTCTTGTTGCTTCGACTTCCAGGAAGCTATTGTCATAGCAGGAGGCATTCGCAGAATAGTGAAGCATATCTGTAAAGGTGGAAATGAATGCCATGCCCTCGGAGTCTTGGTGGAGTTGTCTGAAAAGGAAAGCCTTGCAGAAAAGATGGGAAATACAAAAGATTGTATTCCCCTTGTGGTTTCTTTACTCCATATAAGTAACCCAGATGTGTCTCAAAAAGCTAGTAAGGTGCTTCAGAACCTCTCCTCCAATGTCCATTTTGTTGTCAAGATGGCTGAAGCAGGACACTTCCAACCTTTTGTAGCTCGCTTCAACGATGGTAAATGATATGCTTGACGTCAATCATAAATTGTGTACCTTTCTATTCTTGCACACATAACCATCCCCTTTTGTCTCATTTTGCAGCGGCTGGAGAAACCAGAACACTGATGGCTGCAGCCTTGGTAAATATACAACTGAAGGAGAATAACATTGATGACTTAAGAGAACAGCAATTCATCCACAATCTAATTCAGATGCTCTCTTCCAGCTCCCCAGCATCCAAATCAGCTTGCCTAAAATGTATCAAGAAACTTGTAGCACACCACAGGATTGTAGAGCGCCTTCTGGAAGATGCTGTAACTATACCACATTTGCTTGGTCTCATCTCATTTAACAAGTTTGATCTGCACTTGAAACAAGGAGCTGCGGAGATTCTGGCTAAACTGATTGGAGATAGTGAGCAATTTGAGCAACCAAAATATCAGGGCTTGCAAGAACTGCAATCCAAGCACAATGTTAGTCTGCTGTTAGAGATTATGACCAGTGCCGAAGATCAAACCAAGATTCAGTTTTTACACCTACTGGTTGAGCTAAGCTCTAAATCAGAGATAGCCCGTGATTTAATACGAACAGACAACGATGCAATTGCTCAGCTCTTTTCATCCCTTTACAGCGACCATCCTGAGGTGAGAAGGTGGGTCATGAAACTTATATATTGCATATCCGAAGGTCATCCTGATGGAGTTCCACTACCAACGTCACCTGAAAAAGAAACAGCCATTACCAACCTAGCAACCATCCTCGTTAATTCACCAGATACCGAAGAAAGGTCTGCTGCTGCAGGAATTATCAGCCAGCTTCCTCAGAATGATAGTTGCATTGATGAGATACTCCGAAAATCGGATGCGCTGAAAGCCATTTATGGGGTAATTTGCAGCATGGATGACGAAATTAGTGGGAACATAGGATCTTCCGACCAAGGCACATCTCTACTGGAGAATGCTCTAGCAGCCCTGTTACGCTACACAGAACCCTCCAAACCCGATCTTCAGAGGCAGTTGGGAAAGCTTGAACTATACCCATCACTAGTTCGTGTACTGACACGGGGCAGCTCACTAGCTAAGCGGAGAACAGCAACTGCACTTGCCCAGCTATCCCTCTCCACCAGCCGGTCATTCTCTGATGAAACCATCATGGCACCACAAACCAAGCCCTCCATGCCCTTCTTTCTCAAGCATGTCACCAGTATGTGGTGCTGCCCAGCATCGTCACATAATTTCAGTTCATGTTCTGTTCACGGTGATGCTTGTTCACCAAGAGATACCTTCTGCCTGGTCAAGGCTGATGCGGTGAGGCCACTTGTGATGACTTTGAGTGACACAGAGTCGGGTGTGGCAGAGGCAGCTCTAATGGCACTTGAAACAATGCTTATCGATCACAGCACACGATCACAATCAACTGCTGCGATCGTGGAGAGCCAGGGTGTGGCTGCCATTCTACACGTCTTGGACAAGGGATCTGTATCTGCCAAAACCAAAGCCTTAGACCTCTTTCAGAAGATCCTTTTATATACAAAGATCAGTGTACCGGTAATGCAGAGGTTTGAGAGGATCCTCATCCAATTTCTCAGCGATGATGACCTTAAGAAAAAAGCAGCTTTGGTACTTAGGCAGATGGGAATCATCCCAGAGCAGTCCTCATACTTCTAATCTCTTAGTTAACATGGTTGATGCTAGAGGAAGAGCTTCTTACAGCACCCCCAAGCAAATCCTAATGGGAGAATTTCTATCCCAAGATGCGAGCTTCTTGACACATACAGACAGTGATCGGGGGCAGATTGTAGATACATGTATAATACCACCGATTTGATTCTTCCGCCATTTTTTTCTTGTGCAGCAGCTGCCCAGTATGAAGATCAACTAAAGTATAGAATACTCAAAGCAAATAGAAATTCTAAAGTTAGGCTTTAGCCATAAACTAGCGACAtagcccgcgcgatgctgcgggtataTCATCGACATTATTCAATTCGACAGTATTGAATTTACAAACATTAGGCACATTATATAAATGTGTTATACATATACATTAGACATTGTTTTACATGATCCAAAATCTGATACTTTAGCCAGATTTCAAAATTGCATATACAACCACACATTATTTTACATGTTCTAAAGCCAGATTTCACAATATGCTAACCAAGCAGatgcatatatacatattaCATATGATTAGACTTGGCAAAAAACTATGATTACAATCAAGACTCCGCGTCTTTGGATGGTTCCTTGTTCGCAGCATTTGTTGGTTTTGACTTCACATCCTTTACTGCTTTCAACTCCTCACAAAGGGTCACCTAATTAGCCAAGACAAAGTAAGAATGCAGTAGAAGGGAATAAGAACGGATAGTTGAATATGTAGCATGTAATGGTAAGTTTGCAGATAAACAGAGAAAAATATATAGTTTTTGAGACAGCGATATTCGAACTTCAAGAAATTTCAGGTTATAAAGAGCTCTCTATCAAAACCTAAACCAAAGGCTAATCATTAGAGGAAAATTCAATGTCCAGAGCTGCAATTGAACTAAAAGTTCCAAGTGCATCCAGCAGGTATCAAACCAAAGTAGTCGTACAGCTAGAACTGACTCTTCCAAAGGATGTAAGGAATCATTTAGTCACACAGCTAACAGACCCTGCAGTAGGAATTGTTTTTATCATACTGATATGACTCGAATTATGAATGCAGCAAAGCAGGAAAAGAGATGAACTTTTACAGGTTAGCAAAGTCATGATCCCTAGTTTCTACTAATGTCTGATTATTATTCAACTGTTAGGGGATATTCAGATTACAAATTTCTTGTTTCGAAAATGAACTTTTATTAAGCGGTTCATACAAATGAA
Coding sequences within:
- the LOC133710451 gene encoding U-box domain-containing protein 43-like, with translation MSGLDFSIGMEDVGIAVLQELWNKVAFQTMGLVSETRDMLFEKDSFLEFSRSISELNILLSSLNAQKVENALGLESTRAALTTLNQQLKKASKIIKDYKCGSRLRLLLKSHSILLQMEDVAKDIAKTISTFQLVNLDTALNLNTMTSQIINNLGSMEFRSAAATEKIASEMETSISENTKNRENAKKLLEKIAKAVGARPNASLVQNELALLKQEKEEMEAQKKQAEALQLSQLIEFLYSTEVVTRPVDEETASTHHQLYPIGSFICQLCNKMMTDPVAIHCGHSFEREAIQEHFRRGERNCPTCRQELSSLELTPNLLLRNSIEEWNERDMDLKFQAAVPRIKSSEHSQQDKALEDLQLFLERPRYVTKAAEEGLAKKLVEILKDDRVNAGAALKCLYYLAKYNDDQKEAIVIAGGIRRIVKHICKGGNECHALGVLVELSEKESLAEKMGNTKDCIPLVVSLLHISNPDVSQKASKVLQNLSSNVHFVVKMAEAGHFQPFVARFNDAAGETRTLMAAALVNIQLKENNIDDLREQQFIHNLIQMLSSSSPASKSACLKCIKKLVAHHRIVERLLEDAVTIPHLLGLISFNKFDLHLKQGAAEILAKLIGDSEQFEQPKYQGLQELQSKHNVSLLLEIMTSAEDQTKIQFLHLLVELSSKSEIARDLIRTDNDAIAQLFSSLYSDHPEVRRWVMKLIYCISEGHPDGVPLPTSPEKETAITNLATILVNSPDTEERSAAAGIISQLPQNDSCIDEILRKSDALKAIYGVICSMDDEISGNIGSSDQGTSLLENALAALLRYTEPSKPDLQRQLGKLELYPSLVRVLTRGSSLAKRRTATALAQLSLSTSRSFSDETIMAPQTKPSMPFFLKHVTSMWCCPASSHNFSSCSVHGDACSPRDTFCLVKADAVRPLVMTLSDTESGVAEAALMALETMLIDHSTRSQSTAAIVESQGVAAILHVLDKGSVSAKTKALDLFQKILLYTKISVPVMQRFERILIQFLSDDDLKKKAALVLRQMGIIPEQSSYF